Proteins encoded in a region of the Deinococcus aestuarii genome:
- a CDS encoding branched-chain amino acid ABC transporter substrate-binding protein — MGQQSFRFLSSMLAAALLAGAAQAATIKIAVVGPMSGDVSGFGTEIRRGAELAVRGQVGALRALGHELVLVTYDDQASATVGAGLARTLVADRSVLGVVGAYNSSVSRALAQGFAPARLAIISPGSTNDGLTHNNWTHFSRVVAPDGAQGVAAANSLADELKAKSVFVISDNTTSGNGLSKILMGTLKGRKVGVPAYVGVSNAAQIADVVRKVGASGADAVYFGGTYDVGAGLVKALRAAGIKVPFMGGDGLDSSKFLQQAGLAGAGVIYTTVFGSVSSFSSGLEFADKDRAAYQAKPEGLSVYAYDATNTLITAIKTALTGRGGLPTRAQVSEAVRRATLPACFAGDNSRCVTVTGAIGFSSTGERLRSRLLVMRFDDVLQPQVAKIQIVSADSLK; from the coding sequence ATGGGTCAACAGAGCTTCCGGTTTCTCTCCTCCATGCTCGCCGCCGCGCTGCTCGCGGGCGCGGCCCAGGCCGCCACCATCAAGATCGCCGTGGTGGGCCCGATGAGCGGCGACGTGAGCGGCTTCGGCACGGAGATCAGGCGCGGGGCCGAGCTGGCGGTCCGGGGGCAGGTGGGGGCGCTGAGGGCCCTGGGGCACGAGCTGGTGCTGGTGACCTACGACGATCAGGCCTCCGCCACCGTGGGTGCCGGGCTCGCCAGGACCCTCGTGGCCGACCGGAGCGTTCTGGGCGTGGTGGGGGCCTACAACTCCAGCGTCTCGAGGGCGTTGGCGCAGGGGTTCGCCCCCGCCAGGCTCGCCATCATCTCGCCGGGCAGCACCAACGACGGACTCACGCACAACAACTGGACGCACTTCAGCCGCGTGGTGGCCCCGGACGGCGCCCAGGGGGTGGCGGCGGCCAACTCTCTGGCCGACGAGTTGAAGGCAAAATCCGTCTTCGTGATCTCCGACAACACCACCTCCGGCAACGGCCTCAGCAAAATCCTGATGGGCACGCTGAAGGGGCGCAAGGTGGGCGTTCCCGCCTACGTCGGCGTGTCCAACGCTGCCCAGATCGCCGACGTGGTGAGAAAGGTCGGGGCCAGCGGCGCGGATGCCGTTTACTTCGGGGGGACCTACGATGTCGGGGCCGGACTGGTCAAGGCGTTGCGTGCGGCGGGAATCAAGGTTCCCTTCATGGGGGGAGACGGCCTGGACTCCAGCAAGTTTTTGCAGCAGGCCGGTCTCGCCGGGGCGGGCGTGATCTACACGACCGTATTCGGGTCGGTGAGCTCCTTTTCCAGCGGGCTCGAGTTCGCCGACAAGGACCGGGCGGCCTACCAGGCCAAGCCCGAAGGCCTGTCGGTCTACGCCTACGACGCGACGAACACGCTGATCACGGCGATCAAGACGGCGTTGACCGGCCGGGGTGGCCTGCCCACCCGCGCCCAGGTGAGTGAGGCCGTGCGCCGGGCCACCCTGCCCGCCTGCTTCGCCGGAGACAACAGCCGTTGCGTCACGGTCACGGGCGCCATCGGCTTCTCGAGCACGGGTGAGCGTCTGCGCTCCCGCCTGCTGGTCATGCGCTTCGACGACGTGTTGCAGCCCCAGGTCGCCAAAATCCAGATCGTCTCGGCCGACAGCCTGAAGTGA